One window of the Pseudarthrobacter sp. ATCC 49987 genome contains the following:
- a CDS encoding uracil-xanthine permease family protein, which translates to MSMLGTKWKLHGNGKSIRPGEVVKPDERLAWPLTIGIGMQHVVAMFGATFLVPIITGMPPATTLFFSGIGTLLFLVITKGQVPSYLGSSFAFIAPIMASQQQYGVAGALGGVVLAGVGLAIIGAVVQKFGAGWINRLMPPIVTGAIVGLIGLNLAPAAKNNFDAAPITALITLATIIVVSVFFRGILGRLSILVGVVLGYFVAMIRGEVDFSKMDSAAWVGLPFFQTPEFHLGVVGLFVPVVLVLVAENIGHVKSVSAMTGQNLDGVSGRALMADGAATVLAGLGGGSGTTTYAENIGVMAATKVYSTAAYWVAGVFAVVLSFSPKFGELIATVPAGVLGGAATMLYGMIGVLGVKIWVQNKVNFSNPINLTTAAVALIVGIADYTWTIGDLKFTGIALGSAAALVIYHGMKAIAKVRGTVAEPETEGVAAAATSAVKRATKKRR; encoded by the coding sequence ATGAGCATGCTCGGAACCAAATGGAAGCTCCACGGCAACGGCAAATCGATCCGCCCGGGCGAGGTCGTGAAGCCGGATGAGCGTCTTGCGTGGCCGCTGACCATTGGTATCGGAATGCAGCACGTTGTCGCCATGTTCGGCGCGACCTTCCTGGTCCCCATCATCACGGGCATGCCGCCGGCCACCACCCTCTTCTTCTCCGGCATCGGAACCCTCCTGTTCCTGGTCATCACCAAGGGCCAGGTGCCGAGCTACCTCGGATCCAGCTTCGCGTTCATCGCGCCGATCATGGCCTCGCAGCAGCAGTACGGCGTCGCCGGCGCGCTCGGCGGAGTGGTGCTGGCCGGCGTCGGGCTGGCGATCATCGGTGCGGTGGTGCAGAAGTTCGGTGCCGGCTGGATCAACCGTCTGATGCCGCCCATCGTCACGGGCGCCATCGTGGGGCTGATCGGCCTCAACCTCGCCCCCGCAGCGAAGAACAACTTCGACGCGGCCCCGATCACCGCCCTCATCACTCTGGCCACGATCATCGTGGTCAGCGTCTTCTTCCGCGGCATCCTGGGCCGGCTGAGCATCCTGGTCGGCGTCGTGCTTGGCTACTTCGTGGCGATGATCCGCGGCGAGGTGGACTTCTCCAAGATGGACTCCGCCGCCTGGGTGGGGCTGCCGTTCTTCCAGACCCCCGAATTCCACCTCGGCGTCGTTGGTCTCTTCGTGCCGGTGGTTCTGGTGCTCGTGGCGGAGAATATCGGCCACGTGAAGTCCGTGTCAGCCATGACCGGCCAGAACCTCGACGGCGTCTCCGGGCGCGCGCTGATGGCCGACGGTGCGGCCACGGTGCTTGCCGGCCTGGGCGGCGGCTCCGGCACCACCACCTACGCGGAAAACATCGGCGTCATGGCTGCCACCAAGGTCTATTCGACGGCGGCCTACTGGGTGGCCGGTGTCTTCGCCGTGGTGCTGAGCTTCTCGCCGAAGTTCGGCGAACTCATCGCCACCGTCCCGGCCGGCGTGCTGGGCGGCGCGGCGACGATGCTCTACGGCATGATCGGCGTCCTGGGCGTCAAGATCTGGGTGCAGAACAAGGTGAACTTCTCCAACCCGATCAACCTGACAACGGCCGCCGTCGCGCTTATTGTCGGCATCGCCGACTACACCTGGACCATCGGCGACCTGAAGTTCACCGGCATCGCCCTCGGCTCCGCCGCGGCCCTGGTGATCTACCACGGCATGAAGGCGATCGCGAAGGTTAGGGGCACCGTTGCCGAGCCGGAAACGGAAGGCGTCGCAGCCGCGGCCACGTCCGCCGTGAAGCGCGCCACGAAAAAACGCCGCTAA
- a CDS encoding HNH endonuclease signature motif containing protein, which translates to MEGSDWIAEGWEALAAVTALAAAMDSVTAVGADHEDPSGADGGGPSGASVRRDAGPLADDPLRDLADDCLDGLAEVARWEARAAALKVRLGAAYLRATDAMAAPAMAPHDAKCQEMAVTAEVACVLTVGERAAGAFLSDCQALTTALPLTLAALAAGRISWAHARIIVDETSSLDPAGAAGLEAHFLDPAAPDPARGCPAGELVASRFRAKARTWRERHHRDSIETRHTKSAADRRVEYRPDRDGMAWFSAYLPADTAAGIWDRTTAAARALQGPDEARTLTQLRADIAATWLLTNGLADGEVAGGGVPSPRAQVLVTVPVLSLLGAGEEPAVLDGYGPIPPSMARRLIAEGAGSFYRVLVDPRDGAPLEIGRSSYRVPTAVRQWLRLRDGKCPFPGCNNQSLDNDADHLLAWADGGTTGISNLGQPCRKHHGLKHSSAWTPAGASKDAPPGWTSPSGRHYPSEQQDWEPPHWPPGVLATELVPDTQADLNDDMDAALGKGPDSKVAGTKLGLSRPVLAGRCLAGRS; encoded by the coding sequence ATGGAAGGTTCGGACTGGATTGCGGAGGGCTGGGAGGCTCTGGCGGCTGTCACGGCGCTTGCCGCAGCGATGGACTCCGTTACCGCTGTCGGCGCTGATCACGAGGATCCCTCGGGCGCTGACGGCGGTGGTCCGTCCGGGGCCAGTGTCCGCCGGGATGCTGGTCCGTTGGCGGACGATCCGTTGCGGGATCTTGCCGATGATTGCCTGGACGGCCTTGCCGAGGTCGCCCGGTGGGAGGCGCGGGCCGCGGCGTTGAAGGTGCGGCTGGGCGCGGCCTATTTGCGGGCCACCGATGCCATGGCGGCACCGGCGATGGCACCGCACGACGCCAAGTGCCAGGAGATGGCGGTGACGGCTGAGGTCGCGTGTGTCCTGACCGTGGGCGAACGGGCCGCAGGGGCCTTCCTGTCCGACTGCCAGGCCCTCACGACGGCGTTGCCGCTGACCCTGGCCGCGCTGGCGGCCGGGAGGATTTCCTGGGCGCACGCCCGGATCATCGTCGACGAAACCAGCAGCCTGGACCCGGCCGGGGCGGCCGGGCTGGAAGCGCACTTCCTGGACCCGGCCGCACCGGACCCGGCCCGTGGCTGCCCGGCCGGGGAGCTCGTGGCGTCCCGGTTCCGGGCCAAGGCCCGCACCTGGCGCGAACGCCACCACCGGGACAGCATCGAGACACGCCACACCAAGAGCGCTGCGGACCGGCGGGTCGAGTACCGCCCGGACCGGGACGGGATGGCCTGGTTCTCCGCGTACCTGCCGGCCGATACCGCGGCGGGGATCTGGGACCGGACCACCGCCGCCGCCCGCGCCCTCCAAGGCCCGGACGAGGCCAGGACCCTCACCCAGCTCCGCGCCGACATCGCCGCGACCTGGCTGCTCACCAACGGACTCGCCGACGGCGAAGTGGCAGGCGGGGGTGTGCCGTCGCCGCGGGCGCAGGTCCTCGTCACCGTCCCCGTCCTGTCCCTGCTCGGCGCGGGTGAGGAACCGGCGGTCCTGGACGGGTACGGGCCGATCCCGCCCTCGATGGCCCGCCGCCTCATCGCCGAGGGCGCCGGCTCCTTCTACCGGGTCCTGGTGGATCCGCGGGACGGGGCGCCGCTGGAAATCGGCCGGTCCAGCTACCGGGTGCCGACGGCAGTGCGGCAGTGGCTGCGGCTCCGCGACGGGAAGTGCCCCTTCCCGGGCTGCAACAACCAGTCCCTGGACAACGACGCCGACCATCTCCTGGCCTGGGCCGACGGAGGCACTACCGGGATCAGCAACCTCGGCCAGCCCTGCCGCAAACACCACGGCCTGAAACACAGCTCAGCCTGGACACCGGCCGGAGCCAGCAAAGACGCACCGCCCGGCTGGACGTCACCTTCCGGAAGGCACTACCCCAGCGAGCAACAGGACTGGGAACCACCCCACTGGCCACCGGGAGTCCTGGCCACTGAATTGGTCCCGGATACGCAAGCAGACCTGAATGACGACATGGATGCCGCGTTGGGCAAGGGCCCCGATTCGAAAGTTGCAGGCACAAAGCTTGGGCTCAGCCGCCCGGTCTTAGCCGGACGCTGCTTAGCCGGACGCTCGTAG
- a CDS encoding DUF6328 family protein, with the protein MEKLDRNWMELLQELRVLQTGVQILAGFLLTLPFQSRFATLDDFQTTLYLANVALAALTTSLILLPVSVHRRLFRLHLRAALVSSADRIAKVALAGIGLLSVGTSALVFDVTAGRTAGLTAGAMLLAVLLLLLVYVPSRLRRQAGEGQMT; encoded by the coding sequence ATCGAAAAACTGGACCGCAACTGGATGGAACTGCTGCAGGAACTGCGGGTGCTGCAGACCGGGGTGCAGATCCTCGCGGGGTTCCTGCTAACCCTGCCGTTCCAGTCGAGGTTCGCGACACTGGACGACTTCCAGACCACCCTCTACCTCGCCAACGTTGCGCTGGCCGCCCTCACGACGTCCCTGATCCTGCTGCCCGTAAGCGTGCACCGCCGCCTGTTCCGGCTGCACCTCAGGGCCGCCCTGGTGTCCAGCGCGGACAGGATCGCGAAGGTTGCCCTGGCCGGCATCGGGCTCCTCAGCGTCGGCACCTCCGCACTGGTCTTCGACGTCACGGCGGGCCGGACGGCGGGGCTGACAGCCGGGGCGATGCTGTTGGCGGTGCTGCTGCTCCTGCTGGTCTACGTGCCGAGCAGGCTCCGCCGCCAGGCAGGGGAAGGACAAATGACATGA
- a CDS encoding DUF6766 family protein, with the protein MSKWVKEHGLLLANIGLFLVFFGGMVFSGAADYSEDQLAHGEPAVTVLGYLGTGAFLEATFENWESEFLQMGMYVILTVFLFQKGSSESKPMGKVAPQDEDPRDATLKQATPWPVRRGGWVLKLYEHSLSIMFLLLFAASFALHAVGGSEEYSSEQQSHGQPPVTVLGYLATSRFWFESFQNWQSEFLAVGVLVGASVYLRERGSPESKPVAEPHYETGA; encoded by the coding sequence GTGAGCAAGTGGGTCAAGGAACATGGGCTGCTGCTGGCCAATATCGGCCTTTTCCTGGTGTTCTTCGGCGGCATGGTCTTCAGCGGGGCCGCCGACTATAGCGAGGACCAACTGGCCCACGGCGAGCCGGCCGTGACGGTGCTGGGGTACCTCGGCACCGGGGCGTTCCTCGAGGCGACCTTTGAAAACTGGGAGTCCGAGTTCCTGCAGATGGGCATGTACGTCATCCTGACAGTGTTCCTCTTCCAGAAAGGATCCTCGGAGTCGAAACCGATGGGCAAGGTGGCCCCGCAGGATGAGGACCCCCGCGACGCCACCCTGAAGCAAGCCACACCGTGGCCGGTGCGGCGGGGCGGCTGGGTCCTCAAACTCTACGAACACTCCCTGTCGATCATGTTCCTGCTGCTGTTCGCGGCCTCCTTTGCGCTTCACGCGGTCGGCGGCAGCGAGGAATACAGCTCTGAGCAGCAGAGCCACGGACAGCCGCCCGTGACCGTCCTCGGCTACCTCGCGACGAGCCGCTTCTGGTTTGAGTCCTTCCAGAACTGGCAAAGCGAATTCCTCGCCGTCGGCGTCCTCGTCGGCGCTTCTGTCTACCTCCGCGAAAGAGGCTCGCCGGAATCCAAGCCGGTCGCGGAGCCGCACTACGAGACCGGCGCCTGA
- a CDS encoding glycerate kinase, whose protein sequence is MRILIAPDKFKGSLTAAEAAAAIAEGALRVYPDAETIQFPVADGGEGTLEAAVTAGYEERLNAVVGPILAPVGAAWAIRKDAFGGATAVIETAQASGLAHMDPTPANALRAHSYGCGQLIAAALDAGATEIVLGLGGSAMSDGGSGALRALGLKPLDAAGNVVPLGGGSLADVAQLDVSGLDPRLGAVTFRIAVDVQNPLFGSDGAAHVFGPQKGADGDAVELLDAGLRNWASVLRQSTGRDVNVPGAGAAGGFPASFLAFSNAALEGGFELVAGLTGLAGKLAEADLVITGEGSLDSQSLTGKAPIALADAAHRLGIPVIVVAGRILVTPEDLANHGVVAAAQLLDVAGSPDDAVANAAKYLTWATSQVLEGA, encoded by the coding sequence ATGCGTATCCTGATCGCCCCCGACAAGTTCAAAGGCTCCCTGACCGCCGCCGAAGCCGCTGCCGCCATCGCCGAGGGTGCCTTGCGCGTCTATCCCGACGCCGAGACCATCCAGTTTCCGGTGGCCGACGGCGGCGAGGGAACCCTTGAGGCGGCCGTCACCGCCGGGTACGAGGAGCGGCTGAACGCCGTCGTCGGCCCGATCCTGGCACCCGTCGGCGCGGCCTGGGCGATCCGGAAGGACGCTTTCGGCGGGGCCACCGCAGTAATCGAGACCGCGCAGGCCTCCGGCCTTGCGCACATGGACCCCACCCCGGCCAACGCCCTGCGGGCGCACAGCTACGGCTGCGGCCAGCTGATCGCCGCCGCCCTCGACGCCGGCGCGACGGAGATCGTGCTGGGCCTGGGTGGCTCGGCGATGAGCGACGGCGGCAGCGGCGCCCTGCGCGCACTGGGCCTCAAGCCGCTCGATGCCGCGGGCAATGTGGTGCCGCTCGGCGGCGGCTCACTGGCCGACGTGGCACAGCTTGATGTCAGCGGCCTCGATCCGCGGCTGGGCGCGGTGACCTTCCGGATCGCCGTCGACGTGCAGAATCCGCTCTTCGGCAGCGACGGCGCCGCCCACGTGTTCGGGCCGCAAAAGGGCGCCGACGGGGACGCCGTAGAACTGCTCGACGCCGGACTGCGCAACTGGGCCTCGGTGCTGCGCCAATCCACCGGCCGGGACGTCAACGTTCCCGGGGCCGGCGCGGCCGGTGGCTTCCCGGCGTCGTTCCTGGCCTTCAGCAACGCCGCCCTGGAAGGCGGTTTCGAGCTGGTGGCCGGTCTCACTGGACTGGCCGGCAAGCTCGCTGAGGCGGACCTCGTGATCACCGGTGAGGGGTCGCTGGATTCTCAGTCGCTGACGGGCAAGGCTCCGATTGCTCTCGCCGACGCCGCACACCGCCTCGGGATCCCGGTGATTGTGGTCGCGGGACGGATCCTGGTCACCCCGGAGGACCTCGCCAACCATGGTGTGGTCGCCGCGGCTCAACTGCTGGACGTGGCCGGCAGTCCGGACGACGCCGTCGCGAACGCTGCAAAATACCTCACCTGGGCCACCAGCCAGGTGCTTGAGGGGGCGTAG
- a CDS encoding histidine phosphatase family protein yields the protein MNDIGQTRQRITGPPGISELLLVRHGESQGNVAATLAHQSGAHVINVPARDADVELSGTGREQALALGGLLAGFPEDGRAAVWSSPYLRARQTAEQAVRTGGWTTQVLLDERLRDRELGILDMLTSAGVEARLPREAERRRWLGKFYYRPPGGESWADVVLRLRSLLADLDRLYPGQRVLLVCHDAVILLIRYIVEGQTEGELLDIAGTTAILNASVSRFVRPGGTGRWQLESFNVTDHLMSEGIPVTEHAGDANVHPR from the coding sequence GTGAACGACATCGGACAGACCCGCCAGCGCATCACCGGCCCTCCCGGTATAAGCGAACTGCTGCTCGTCCGGCACGGCGAGAGCCAGGGGAACGTCGCCGCCACTCTGGCACACCAGTCCGGGGCGCACGTCATCAATGTTCCGGCGCGTGATGCCGACGTTGAGCTGTCCGGAACCGGTCGTGAGCAGGCGCTGGCGCTGGGTGGCCTGCTTGCCGGGTTTCCGGAGGACGGGCGTGCCGCCGTCTGGTCCTCCCCGTATCTCCGGGCGCGGCAGACGGCGGAACAGGCCGTGCGCACCGGGGGCTGGACGACGCAGGTCCTGCTGGATGAACGGTTGCGAGACCGTGAGCTCGGCATCCTGGACATGCTCACCTCGGCCGGAGTGGAGGCCAGGCTCCCCCGGGAGGCCGAACGGCGGCGCTGGCTGGGCAAGTTCTACTACCGCCCGCCCGGCGGTGAATCGTGGGCCGACGTCGTCCTCCGCTTGCGCTCCCTGCTGGCTGACCTGGACCGCCTGTACCCCGGCCAGCGGGTGCTGCTGGTCTGCCACGACGCCGTCATACTGCTGATCCGCTACATCGTGGAAGGGCAGACGGAGGGCGAACTGCTGGACATCGCCGGCACAACGGCCATCCTCAACGCCTCCGTGAGCCGTTTTGTCCGTCCGGGCGGCACCGGCCGCTGGCAGCTGGAGAGCTTCAACGTGACAGACCACCTGATGAGCGAAGGAATCCCCGTGACCGAACATGCCGGTGATGCCAATGTCCACCCACGGTAA
- a CDS encoding ADP-dependent NAD(P)H-hydrate dehydratase produces the protein MSTHGKPHPGAGREPVRPEPVTPTLLRDWPLPGGGSGKDDRGSVLVIGGARMTPGAALLAGVAALRSGAGRLTLAVAESVAVQLAVALPEAGVLRLPETASGTVKGSSAAAVLAAPVEAADAVLIGPGLDDKDEATALLRGLLKVPAGKHPPAIILDAFALGSLPELAGELGPWEGRLILTPNVAEAGILLGHDAAELVRDVPELAEKYGAVVSCQGVIARPGGAGGRAVSETGGGGAGGARASLWEITTGHSGLGTSGSGDVLSGTIAGLRARGTTDAQAACWGTHLHAAAGDRLASRLGGLGYLARELTEELPPLMMELGS, from the coding sequence ATGTCCACCCACGGTAAGCCTCACCCCGGGGCCGGCCGGGAGCCGGTCCGCCCTGAGCCCGTCACGCCGACCCTGTTGCGGGACTGGCCGCTGCCCGGCGGGGGCTCCGGCAAGGACGACCGCGGATCGGTGCTGGTGATCGGCGGGGCCCGGATGACGCCGGGGGCCGCGCTGCTCGCCGGGGTGGCCGCGCTGCGCTCCGGCGCGGGACGGCTCACCCTGGCCGTGGCAGAATCAGTGGCCGTGCAGCTCGCGGTCGCGCTGCCCGAGGCGGGCGTGCTCAGGCTGCCGGAGACCGCCTCGGGCACGGTCAAGGGCTCTTCGGCAGCCGCCGTCCTCGCAGCGCCGGTCGAAGCCGCAGACGCGGTCCTGATCGGCCCGGGCCTCGACGACAAGGACGAGGCCACCGCGTTGCTCCGCGGGCTCCTCAAGGTGCCTGCGGGGAAGCATCCGCCGGCCATCATCCTCGATGCCTTCGCCCTCGGCAGCCTGCCCGAGCTGGCCGGGGAGCTGGGCCCCTGGGAGGGCCGGCTGATCCTGACCCCGAATGTCGCCGAGGCGGGCATCCTGCTGGGGCACGACGCCGCGGAGCTGGTCCGGGACGTACCGGAGCTCGCGGAGAAGTACGGCGCGGTGGTGAGCTGCCAGGGTGTAATCGCCCGGCCCGGCGGGGCTGGCGGGCGCGCGGTCTCCGAAACTGGAGGCGGTGGGGCCGGCGGTGCCCGGGCCTCGCTGTGGGAAATCACTACCGGACACAGCGGTCTGGGCACCTCCGGCTCCGGCGACGTGCTGTCCGGGACGATCGCCGGGCTGCGGGCGCGGGGAACGACGGACGCGCAGGCCGCCTGCTGGGGCACCCATCTGCATGCGGCGGCCGGCGACAGGCTCGCGAGCCGGCTGGGCGGTCTCGGCTACCTCGCCCGTGAACTCACGGAGGAACTGCCGCCGCTGATGATGGAGCTCGGTTCCTGA
- a CDS encoding glycerophosphodiester phosphodiesterase, whose amino-acid sequence MAHRGFSRDGLENSMAAFRAAVELGFQHLETDVHTTADGVLLLFHDETLDRVTDGRGRISELPAETVAQARIGGAEPIPLFEELATAFPDVRLNLDVKDWNSVDALAAAIERFGLHDRVLIASFSDRRRRAVLKQLSRPAASSAGMVSNALYILLGPVLPVPLLRLTAGRALRGVHALQVPVSYGAVTVVTPGFVRRAHRDGLQVHVWTVNDPAEMHRLLDLGVDGIVTDRADLLKEVLQERGGWSG is encoded by the coding sequence ATGGCCCACCGCGGCTTCTCCCGGGACGGGCTGGAGAACTCCATGGCGGCGTTCCGCGCCGCCGTCGAACTGGGGTTCCAACACCTGGAGACGGACGTGCACACCACTGCCGACGGCGTCCTGCTGCTGTTCCACGACGAAACCCTGGACCGGGTCACGGACGGGCGCGGCCGGATCTCGGAACTCCCGGCGGAGACCGTCGCGCAGGCGCGAATCGGCGGCGCGGAGCCCATCCCGCTGTTTGAGGAACTTGCCACCGCCTTCCCGGATGTCCGGCTTAACCTGGACGTCAAGGACTGGAACTCGGTGGACGCCCTGGCGGCGGCGATCGAACGGTTCGGGCTGCACGACCGCGTCCTGATTGCCAGCTTCTCGGACCGCCGCCGCCGGGCCGTGCTCAAACAGCTGAGCCGCCCCGCCGCGAGCTCCGCCGGAATGGTGTCCAACGCCCTCTATATCCTGCTGGGCCCGGTCCTCCCGGTGCCCCTGCTGCGCCTCACTGCAGGGCGCGCGCTCCGCGGCGTGCACGCCCTGCAGGTTCCGGTCAGCTACGGTGCCGTGACCGTCGTGACCCCCGGCTTCGTCCGGCGCGCCCACCGGGACGGGCTGCAGGTGCACGTGTGGACCGTCAACGATCCCGCGGAAATGCACCGGCTGCTGGACCTTGGGGTCGACGGGATCGTCACCGACCGCGCGGACCTGCTCAAGGAAGTCCTGCAGGAACGTGGCGGCTGGAGCGGCTGA
- a CDS encoding HAD family hydrolase, producing MRLVASDIDGTILGHDGKISDRTVRAFHACREAGIELVFVTGRPPRWLHPLQEQLGHTGTVICSNGAVVWDLEADRMVSPRALQLDAVFEARRIIQRLRPSALFAAETLTGFHLEPGFIGTGSSGLLAEFTPAPLHTTLTAADSVVKFLAIVREGTADEFLAEVTPAVAHLAAATHSAPNVALLELSLPGVNKAVTLAEYAAALGVQSADVVAFGDMPNDIEMLRWAGDGYAMASGHPEAILAAGQQAPHFDDDGVAQILEAKLGALGIPLP from the coding sequence ATGCGGCTGGTAGCAAGTGACATTGACGGAACGATCCTCGGCCACGACGGCAAAATCAGTGACCGGACCGTCCGTGCGTTCCACGCCTGCCGGGAAGCGGGCATCGAACTGGTCTTCGTGACGGGCCGCCCGCCGCGCTGGCTGCACCCCCTGCAGGAGCAGCTGGGCCACACCGGCACCGTCATCTGCTCCAACGGCGCCGTCGTCTGGGACCTCGAAGCCGACCGCATGGTCTCACCCCGGGCCCTGCAGCTCGACGCCGTCTTCGAGGCCCGCCGCATCATCCAGCGGCTGCGCCCCTCCGCGCTGTTCGCTGCGGAAACCCTGACCGGATTCCATTTGGAACCTGGGTTTATTGGGACCGGCTCCAGCGGGCTGCTCGCTGAATTCACACCGGCTCCGCTGCACACCACGCTCACGGCGGCGGACTCCGTGGTCAAGTTCCTTGCCATTGTCCGGGAGGGCACTGCCGACGAATTCCTGGCCGAGGTCACGCCCGCCGTCGCCCACCTTGCTGCGGCAACGCACTCGGCGCCGAACGTTGCGCTTCTGGAACTCTCCCTGCCCGGTGTCAACAAGGCCGTCACGCTTGCCGAGTACGCGGCCGCCTTGGGCGTCCAGTCCGCCGATGTCGTGGCGTTCGGAGACATGCCCAACGACATCGAGATGCTCCGCTGGGCCGGCGACGGCTACGCGATGGCCAGCGGCCACCCCGAAGCCATCCTCGCGGCCGGGCAGCAGGCGCCGCACTTCGACGACGACGGCGTCGCCCAGATCCTCGAGGCCAAGCTCGGAGCCCTGGGCATCCCGCTTCCCTGA
- a CDS encoding YbhB/YbcL family Raf kinase inhibitor-like protein, protein MTHHDAPSFRVSSESFLDGQILPTAQRGASTGAGAKDESPQLSWSGAPAGTQSYAVTVFDPDAPGRGGFWHWAVLDVPAGVNNLPAGAGSRQGRHLPPGAFQLKNDGGATGYLGAAPPRGHGPHRYVVTVHALGVAHSGLDPAAHPAKLESKLAPHTLARASLTGIYERH, encoded by the coding sequence ATGCCCCGTCTTTCCGCGTCAGCAGTGAGTCATTCCTCGACGGCCAGATCCTGCCGACCGCCCAGCGCGGTGCCTCGACCGGCGCCGGTGCCAAGGACGAATCGCCCCAGCTGAGCTGGAGCGGTGCCCCGGCCGGAACCCAGAGCTACGCCGTCACCGTGTTCGATCCCGACGCCCCGGGCCGCGGCGGTTTCTGGCACTGGGCCGTGCTCGACGTCCCGGCCGGCGTCAACAACCTCCCGGCCGGGGCCGGGTCGCGCCAGGGCCGGCACCTGCCGCCTGGCGCGTTCCAGCTGAAGAACGACGGCGGCGCCACCGGCTATCTGGGGGCAGCCCCTCCGCGGGGCCACGGCCCGCACCGGTACGTCGTCACGGTCCACGCCCTCGGCGTCGCGCACTCCGGGCTCGACCCCGCAGCCCACCCGGCGAAGCTGGAGTCGAAGCTCGCCCCGCACACCCTGGCCCGGGCGAGCCTGACCGGCATCTACGAACGGCACTAG